One window of the Aptenodytes patagonicus chromosome 17, bAptPat1.pri.cur, whole genome shotgun sequence genome contains the following:
- the INPP5K gene encoding inositol polyphosphate 5-phosphatase K isoform X2 — protein MEPAGPAQRGAARELRLHLVTWNVGTASPPPDVTSLLQLNSLGPTMDMYVIGLQEVNSRITNFLSDLAFDDPWSIFFMTVLSPSGYIKLSSVRMQGLLLLVFVKHVHLPFIRDIHTHYTRTGLYGYWGNKGGVTVRMSLYGHTICFMNCHLPAHIENTEQRLDDFEKILEMQFEGENIPSTLDHDVLFWFGDLNFRIADYGIHFVRESINNKRYNLLWEKDQLNMAKKKEAFLQEFIEGPLQFKPTYKFDLYSDVYDTSEKKRKPAWTDRILWRVKNLCQHASKEDEFSAEEQTISVTLNNYISHMSYGISDHKPVTGTFGLELKPLLSDPLVMLNPEGEWSAEHDVLISYSAVPEFPSSAWDWIGLFKVAFRHVNDYVTYAWVEDDEISSNKDRKQVYMSAAEIPDMGGEFLLCYYSNNFQSIVGISEPFQIQPNRMLMEKDLTQEENSWMQKPDNLESHDEF, from the exons ATGGAGCCTGCGGGACCGGCGCAGCGCGGCGCCGCGAGGGAGCTGAG acTACACTTAGTTACCTGGAATGTGGGCACAGCTTCTCCACCTCCTGATGTCACTAGTTTACTTCAGCTCAATTCACTGGGCCCGACTATGGATATGTATGTTATAGG CTTACAGGAGGTGAACTCAAGAATCACAAATTTTCTGTCTGACTTGGCATTTGATGATCCATGGAGCATTTTTTTCATGACTGTATTGTCACCATCGGGATATATCAAG CTCTCCTCCGTTCGCATGCAGGGATTACTACTTCTGGTCTTTGTGAAGCATGTCCACCTTCCTTTCATACGGGACATTCATACCCACTACACACGCACAGGCCTGTATGGATACTGG GGGAACAAAGGAGGAGTCACCGTTCGCATGTCTCTCTATGGTCACACAATTTGTTTCATGAACTGCCACTTGCCAGCTCACATAGAGAACACAGAGCAGCGGTTGGATGACTTTGAGAAAATTCTGGAGATGCAGTTTGAAGGAGAGAATATTCCAAGTACCTTGGATCATGA cgttCTCTTCTGGTTTGGAGATCTAAACTTCCGGATAGCAGATTATGGCATACATTTTGTCCGAGAATCAATAAATAACAAGCGTTACAATctgctgtgggaaaaggaccAG ttaaaTATGGCAAAAAAGAAGGAAGCATTTCTTCAGGAATTCATAGAGGGTCCTCTGCAGTTTAAACCCACCTACAAGTTTGACCTTTATTCGGATGTATATGATACAAG tgagaagaaaagaaagccagcGTGGACTGATAGAATTCTTTGGAGAGTGAAAAATCTCTGCCAGCATGCATCAAAAGAAGACGAATTCTCTGCAGAAGAACAGACAATTTCTGTTACTTTGAATAACTATATCAGTCACATGAGCTATGGCATCAGCGATCACAAACCTGTTACAGGAACTTTTGGGCTTGAG TTGAAGCCTCTTCTGTCAGATCCTTTGGTCATGCTGAATCCTGAGGGTGAGTGGAGCGCGGAACATGATGTTCTAATCAGCTATTCTGCAGTGCCTGAATTCCCAAGCAGTGCTTGGGACTGGATTGGACTCTTCAAG GTGGCTTTCAGGCATGTGAATGACTATGTTACTTATGCTTGGGTAGAAGATGATGAAATTTCTTCTAATAAAGACCGTAAACAA GTTTACATGAGTGCTGCAGAAATACCTGATATGGGAGGagaatttttgctttgttattatAGCAATAATTTCCAGTCAATAGTTGGTATCAGTGAGCCTTTTCAG ATTCAGCCTAACAGAATGTTAATGGAAAAGGATCTGACACAGGAGGAGAACAGTTGGATGCAGAAACCTGACAATCTGGAATCGCATGATGAGTTCTGA
- the INPP5K gene encoding inositol polyphosphate 5-phosphatase K isoform X1 → MEPAGPAQRGAARELRLHLVTWNVGTASPPPDVTSLLQLNSLGPTMDMYVIGLQEVNSRITNFLSDLAFDDPWSIFFMTVLSPSGYIKLSSVRMQGLLLLVFVKHVHLPFIRDIHTHYTRTGLYGYWGNKGGVTVRMSLYGHTICFMNCHLPAHIENTEQRLDDFEKILEMQFEGENIPSTLDHDVLFWFGDLNFRIADYGIHFVRESINNKRYNLLWEKDQLNMAKKKEAFLQEFIEGPLQFKPTYKFDLYSDVYDTREQKSLFWFNEKKRKPAWTDRILWRVKNLCQHASKEDEFSAEEQTISVTLNNYISHMSYGISDHKPVTGTFGLELKPLLSDPLVMLNPEGEWSAEHDVLISYSAVPEFPSSAWDWIGLFKVAFRHVNDYVTYAWVEDDEISSNKDRKQVYMSAAEIPDMGGEFLLCYYSNNFQSIVGISEPFQIQPNRMLMEKDLTQEENSWMQKPDNLESHDEF, encoded by the exons ATGGAGCCTGCGGGACCGGCGCAGCGCGGCGCCGCGAGGGAGCTGAG acTACACTTAGTTACCTGGAATGTGGGCACAGCTTCTCCACCTCCTGATGTCACTAGTTTACTTCAGCTCAATTCACTGGGCCCGACTATGGATATGTATGTTATAGG CTTACAGGAGGTGAACTCAAGAATCACAAATTTTCTGTCTGACTTGGCATTTGATGATCCATGGAGCATTTTTTTCATGACTGTATTGTCACCATCGGGATATATCAAG CTCTCCTCCGTTCGCATGCAGGGATTACTACTTCTGGTCTTTGTGAAGCATGTCCACCTTCCTTTCATACGGGACATTCATACCCACTACACACGCACAGGCCTGTATGGATACTGG GGGAACAAAGGAGGAGTCACCGTTCGCATGTCTCTCTATGGTCACACAATTTGTTTCATGAACTGCCACTTGCCAGCTCACATAGAGAACACAGAGCAGCGGTTGGATGACTTTGAGAAAATTCTGGAGATGCAGTTTGAAGGAGAGAATATTCCAAGTACCTTGGATCATGA cgttCTCTTCTGGTTTGGAGATCTAAACTTCCGGATAGCAGATTATGGCATACATTTTGTCCGAGAATCAATAAATAACAAGCGTTACAATctgctgtgggaaaaggaccAG ttaaaTATGGCAAAAAAGAAGGAAGCATTTCTTCAGGAATTCATAGAGGGTCCTCTGCAGTTTAAACCCACCTACAAGTTTGACCTTTATTCGGATGTATATGATACAAG AGAGCAGAAGTCCCTGTTTTGGTTTAA tgagaagaaaagaaagccagcGTGGACTGATAGAATTCTTTGGAGAGTGAAAAATCTCTGCCAGCATGCATCAAAAGAAGACGAATTCTCTGCAGAAGAACAGACAATTTCTGTTACTTTGAATAACTATATCAGTCACATGAGCTATGGCATCAGCGATCACAAACCTGTTACAGGAACTTTTGGGCTTGAG TTGAAGCCTCTTCTGTCAGATCCTTTGGTCATGCTGAATCCTGAGGGTGAGTGGAGCGCGGAACATGATGTTCTAATCAGCTATTCTGCAGTGCCTGAATTCCCAAGCAGTGCTTGGGACTGGATTGGACTCTTCAAG GTGGCTTTCAGGCATGTGAATGACTATGTTACTTATGCTTGGGTAGAAGATGATGAAATTTCTTCTAATAAAGACCGTAAACAA GTTTACATGAGTGCTGCAGAAATACCTGATATGGGAGGagaatttttgctttgttattatAGCAATAATTTCCAGTCAATAGTTGGTATCAGTGAGCCTTTTCAG ATTCAGCCTAACAGAATGTTAATGGAAAAGGATCTGACACAGGAGGAGAACAGTTGGATGCAGAAACCTGACAATCTGGAATCGCATGATGAGTTCTGA